CGGGCGCACCGGAGGCGGCCCGCCCGCGAACCAGTACGCGAACCGCTGATCGGCCCAGCGGACCGTGGAACGGCCGAACGCCGCCGAGAAGCCCAGGTAGGCGGCCGCCAGGCCGTGCGTGACGTCCGCGGTGGCGCCGCGCCGCAGGTCCAGCGCGGTCGCCACGAGGAGCACCAGATCCACCAGGGGTACGCACACCAGCAGCGCCGCCCCGACCCGCGGCCGGCGCAGCGGGTAGCGCGCCACCAGCCCGGCCACGAGCACCACCCAGAACGCGATCTCGCCGGCGACGATCAGTCCGACCAGCATCTTTCTCCCTCCCCATGTCCGGTCCCTTTAGGCTCGCCGGCCCGGGGACGGCCGACCTCGACACCGCAGACGATCCTCAGGTCCATCCTTCGACGGACCCGCGCGCCGACATCCGCCCTTCGACGGAGGGGCGGTGGGTGATCTCCGTCCCGGGTCGGAGTCCGGGCGACCGGCGTTGTGGTGGGATCGGAGCCATGCGACCGCCACCCTGGCTCGGCCCCGGCACGCTCGGCCGGGACCTCACGCTGGGCGGAGTGTCCCTGGCCGGCGGTCTGGTCCTGTACGCCATCGGCACACAGCCGCAGCTGCCCTACGGGACGATGACACCGGACCCGGCGTTCCTGCCGTCGCTCGTGGCGGTCTGCGTGGCGGTCGCTCTGCGGCGGGTCGCGACCGGAACCAGCCTGGCGCTGGGCACCGTGGCGGTGGTCGTCGACGTGGCCCTGGGCGGATCGCTGGCCACCGTCCTCGTGTACACCCAGGTCCTCTACGACGCGTGTGTGTTCGGCTCGCGTCGGACGTGGCGGTGGCTGCTGCGGGTCACCGTGGCGCTGAGCGTGCTCGGCGCGGCGGCCGGGGTGCTGTGGCTGGGACGCTGGCAGGGGGTCGGCGTGGGAGCGCCGGTGGTGCTTGCCGGAGTGCTCCCGGTGGTCACCGGGCTCAGTGTGCGGCAGTACCGCGACCAGGCCACCGCAGAGCGCACCTGGGCCGAGCAGACCGCCCGCCTGGTCGAACTGGACCGACGGGAGGCGGTAAGCACCGAGCGGGCCCGGATGGCGCGGGAGCTGCACGACGTGATCGCCAACCACCTGAGCGCGGTGGCCATCCACGCCACCGCCGTGCTCTCCGTGCCCGACCTGGGCCGGTCACAGGTGGAGTCGGCGCTGCGGGTGATCCGGGAAAGCAGCGTGCAGGGCCTGGCCGAGATGCGGCAGATGATCGGGCTGCTCCGCGGCCCGGCCGAGAGCGGGACCGGCGAGGACGCGACGGAGGAGGCGACCCGGGCCCGGTTGAGCGAGGTGGCGACCGTGGTGGACCGCGCACGGGCTGCCGGGCTGGCGGTGCGGGTGCGCTGGCGGGGTGAGCCCCGCGTACTGCCGGTAGGGGTGGACCTCGCCGCGTACCGGATCGTGCAGGAGTCGCTGACCAACGCGCTCAAACACGGCACGGGTGAGGCGGACCTGAAGGTGGCGTACGAGCCGGCGACGGTGGTGGTGAGCGTGGCCAACCGGCCGCGCCGCGAGGCCGCGACGGTGGGTGGCGGGGGCGCCGGACTGATCGGGATGCGGGAGCGGGTGGCATTGCTGCACGGCCGGTTCACCGCCGGGCCCCGGGACGGACACTGGCACGTCCGGGCCGAACTGCCGACCGACGCTTTCGTCGGGAACGGGAGGGCGAGATGACCGGCCCGGTCCGGGTACTCCTCGCCGACGACCAGTCGACCGTACGGGCGGGCCTGGCCCTGATCCTGGCGGGAGAGCCCGGCGTCGAGGTGGTGGGTGAGGCTGACGACGGTGTCGAGGCGGTCCGGCTGTGCCGGGAGTTGCGCCCGGACGTCGCGGTGCTCGATGTGCGGATGCCTCGCCGGGACGGCATCTCGGCGACCCGGGAGATCGTCACGGACCACCTCGCCGACGTGCTGGTGCTCACCACGTTCGACCTCGACGAGTACGTTTTCGGGGCGTTGCGGGCCGGCGCCGCCGGATTCCTGCTCAAGGACACCGACGCGGCCGGGCTGGTCGCCGCGGTGCGGACGGTGGCCCGCGGCGAGGGCTTCATCGCCCCGGCGGTGACCCGGCGCCTGATCACCGCCTTCGCGGCCAGCGCGCCGGCCACCCCGGAGAGCGCCCGAGCGGCGGTAGGCGCGTTGACGCCCCGCGAACGAGACGTGCTCACCTGCCTCGGGTTGGGCCTGTCCAACCAGCAGATCGCCGACCGGTTGACGATGGCGGAGAGCACCACGAAGACCCACGTCAGCCGAATCCTCGCCAAGCTCGACCTGCGCAGCCGGGTGCAGGCTGCCATCCTGGCCCAGGAACTGGGCCTGCCGGTGCCTCCGCCGGCCGCGCCGGCGGGCGGGGGCACCGGGTAGGGACCGGCCCTACGTCCCGGCTGTGATCCGACCGGCGCCTTCACCCGGCCCGTACCTCGCCGACGCCGCCGGCATCAGGTCGACCGGTTCCCCTCGACCGAGGGCGGCGGCCCAGGCCCGGCGAACCAGAGCACGGCTTGTCACTAGGCTGGGGCGGTGAGCGAGCCGGGTACCGAACTGGCGGCCACCCTGCGCCGGATCGAGCGGGCGGCCGGGACGCTGGCCACCGCCAGTGTGGTGCGGATGGACGAGACCCTGCCGTGGTTCCGCGCGCTCCCCGCCGACCAGCGCTCGTGGGTGATGCTGGTGGCCCAGGCCGGCGTGCGCTCGCTGGTGCAGTGGCTGCGCTCCGGCGGTGGCGCCGCTGACAGCACCCAGGAGGTCTCGGACGAGGTCTTCGCGGCCGCACCTCAGGCGCTGGCCCGGTCGATCAGCCTCCAGCAGACCGTCGCCCTGATCAAGGTCACCATCGACGTGGTGGAGGAGCAGGTCCCTCATCTGGCCGCCCCCGGTGAGGAGCCGCAGCTGCGGGAGGCGGTGCTGCGCTTCTCCCGGGAGATCGCCTTCGCCGCCGCGCGGGTGTACGCGCGCGCCGCCGAGTCCCGCGGCTCGTGGGACGCCCGGCTCCAGGCGCTGCTCGTGGACGCGCTGCTGCGCGGTGACTCTCCGGACGTCCTGGCCAGCCGGGCCGCCGCGCTGGGCTGGATGGACGCGCCCCCGGTCGCCGTGGCTGTCGGCCGCTCTCCCGGCGGGGAGGTCGCCGCGGTGCTGCATACGGTCTACCGGCAGGCCCGGCGGATCAGCGTCGAGGTGATCGGCGGAGTGCACGGGGATCGGCTGGTCATCGTGCTCGGCGGTGCCGCCGACCCGATGGCCGCCACCGGCAAGCTGCTCGATGCCTTCGGGGAGGGGCCGGTGGTGGTCGGCCCGGCGGTGCCGAGCCTGGACGAGGCCACCGAGTCGGCACGGGCCGCCCTCGCCGGGTTCCGGGCCGCGCCGGCCTGGCCGGCCGCACCGCGGCCGGTGCCCGCCGCCGACCTGCTGCCGGAGCGGGCGCTCGCCGGCGACTCGGAGGCCCGACGGCGGCTGCGGCACGACGTGTACGCGACGCTGACCCGCTTGGGCGGGGAACTGCTGGAGACGTTGGACGCCTTCTTCGCCGCTGGTGGAACGCTGGAGAGCGCCGCACGCACGCTGTTCGTGCACCCGAACACGGTGCGCTACCGGCTGCGACGGGTCGCCGAGGTGACCGGGTTCTCCCCGCTCGAAGCACGGGACGCGTACGCGCTCCAGGTGGCACTGACGGTCGGCCGGCTCGATCCGGTCGTCACGGTGGTCCCGACCCAGACAATGACCCCAGGCATGAGGAAAACATCACAGAACGATGGTGATCACGGCCGATCTTTGTAGGATCCCTCCAAAGGTCCTAGTGCGGTTTGGTCGGGGGCGGCACAGCGCTACCCGCGCGTATCCGGGAGAGTCATAGACGTGCTCGCTGTACTCTCCCCCGGCCAGGGTTCACAGAAGCCCGGCTTCCTGACGCCCTGGCTCGACCTGCCCGGTGCCGAGGCGCGGCTACG
The sequence above is a segment of the Micromonospora sp. WMMA1363 genome. Coding sequences within it:
- a CDS encoding histidine kinase encodes the protein MRPPPWLGPGTLGRDLTLGGVSLAGGLVLYAIGTQPQLPYGTMTPDPAFLPSLVAVCVAVALRRVATGTSLALGTVAVVVDVALGGSLATVLVYTQVLYDACVFGSRRTWRWLLRVTVALSVLGAAAGVLWLGRWQGVGVGAPVVLAGVLPVVTGLSVRQYRDQATAERTWAEQTARLVELDRREAVSTERARMARELHDVIANHLSAVAIHATAVLSVPDLGRSQVESALRVIRESSVQGLAEMRQMIGLLRGPAESGTGEDATEEATRARLSEVATVVDRARAAGLAVRVRWRGEPRVLPVGVDLAAYRIVQESLTNALKHGTGEADLKVAYEPATVVVSVANRPRREAATVGGGGAGLIGMRERVALLHGRFTAGPRDGHWHVRAELPTDAFVGNGRAR
- a CDS encoding response regulator transcription factor, with translation MTGPVRVLLADDQSTVRAGLALILAGEPGVEVVGEADDGVEAVRLCRELRPDVAVLDVRMPRRDGISATREIVTDHLADVLVLTTFDLDEYVFGALRAGAAGFLLKDTDAAGLVAAVRTVARGEGFIAPAVTRRLITAFAASAPATPESARAAVGALTPRERDVLTCLGLGLSNQQIADRLTMAESTTKTHVSRILAKLDLRSRVQAAILAQELGLPVPPPAAPAGGGTG